Within Mongoliitalea daihaiensis, the genomic segment TACCAAGAAGGTAGGTGGCAAAACAGTAAAGGTGCCTGGACATAGAAGATCCACACCAAATTAAAGCCTAATCGGCTTCGGGCCGATCTATGGTCGGCCTATTTTAATTATTTATCACCTTACCTTAAAAAGTTATTTAATTATGTCTAGATGTACAGCACCAGTTTATGGGCACAGAACAGCAAGTGCGGCGGCGGCTTGCCCGGCATGTGGAGGAAGAGGAAGTTATCGTAGTTCCTATTCATATCCATCTTATTCCTCGTTTTCTTCTTCTTCATATAGTTCGGGAAGTCGAAGCAGTAGCAGTGGAGGAAGTAAAACGAGAGTTCGATGGGCCTCACCAGGCTCTACGATCTTATATACACCCTCAGAGATCCGAACACTCACACCAGTGAGAGAAAATGTGGAAAAACGAGCAGATTTGACAGACCTTCGGGATGTTTTTCTCTGTCATGCTTGGGATGACAGAAAAGATGCTGCCAAAGAACTACATGATTTATTAGTGTCAAAAGGTGTTTCTGTTTGGTTTAGCGAAAAGGATGTTTTGTTGGGATCATCATTACTCCGCGAGATTGACAAGGGATTGGCAAAGTCTCGTGTCGGGATAGTTTTAGTTACACCTTCATTTCTAAAACGAGTGAAAGGAGAAGGAATCGCTGATAAAGAACTTTCAGCTCTCCTTGCCAGGGACTTATTGGTACCAATAGTTCATGAAACAACCTTTGAAGCATTAAGAAATGTGAGTCCTCTTCTTGGCTCAAGAAGTGGTCTAAGTACTATAGAAGATTCAATGGGGAATATTGCATCCAAATTGGCGGAATTGGTTTCTGTTGAGCCTTATGAATATTTTGA encodes:
- a CDS encoding toll/interleukin-1 receptor domain-containing protein; translated protein: MSRCTAPVYGHRTASAAAACPACGGRGSYRSSYSYPSYSSFSSSSYSSGSRSSSSGGSKTRVRWASPGSTILYTPSEIRTLTPVRENVEKRADLTDLRDVFLCHAWDDRKDAAKELHDLLVSKGVSVWFSEKDVLLGSSLLREIDKGLAKSRVGIVLVTPSFLKRVKGEGIADKELSALLARDLLVPIVHETTFEALRNVSPLLGSRSGLSTIEDSMGNIASKLAELVSVEPYEYFEA